Proteins from a single region of Alphaproteobacteria bacterium:
- a CDS encoding tetratricopeptide repeat protein — protein sequence MLQDLHGLTLTCASADAADAFNRATLGYIKYRLDTPQHLAAALAADPQFALAQCLKGYFAMLSYKQANIATAREAALAARAGARRASRREIQHIDALEQWVEGDLDAALASWENILTETPTDVLALRLSHFNYFWLGRARTMRDSVVRVAEHWGRELPGYATLLSCLCFAHEETGNYDDAEPAGREAIAIDPGDLWGTHAVAHVMEMQGRHEDGIAWLDGLEKHWDGGNNLKHHLWWHRAMFHLERRETDRVLELYDRGFRNFDSALTKAQPDVYIDVQNAASMLFRLERHGVNVGNRWVEIADKAEARIGDCLSSFTLPHWMMALTATGRFGAADAMLDEMRAFGRGKGTIAPIVGRVAVPICEAVIAHRKGEHQAALDAMRPVLSEMYRLGGSHAQQDVLKQMFVDSAVRADSSKDVRVILAHLRTRYPELPPEKRIGYAEAAQRYSNA from the coding sequence ATGCTACAGGACCTGCACGGCCTGACGCTGACCTGCGCGTCGGCCGACGCCGCCGACGCCTTCAATCGCGCCACGCTCGGCTACATCAAGTACCGCCTCGACACGCCCCAGCATCTCGCCGCCGCGCTCGCCGCCGATCCGCAGTTCGCGCTGGCGCAGTGCCTGAAGGGCTATTTCGCCATGCTGTCCTACAAGCAGGCGAACATCGCGACGGCCCGCGAGGCGGCGCTGGCGGCACGCGCGGGAGCCAGGCGCGCGTCGCGGCGCGAGATACAGCACATCGACGCGCTCGAGCAGTGGGTCGAGGGCGACCTCGACGCCGCGCTGGCGAGCTGGGAGAACATCCTTACCGAGACGCCGACCGACGTGCTGGCGCTGCGCCTCTCGCACTTCAACTATTTCTGGCTCGGCCGCGCGCGCACCATGCGCGACTCTGTGGTGCGCGTCGCCGAACACTGGGGCCGCGAGCTGCCGGGCTACGCCACCCTGCTGTCGTGCCTGTGCTTCGCGCACGAGGAGACCGGCAACTACGACGACGCCGAGCCGGCCGGGCGCGAGGCGATCGCCATCGATCCCGGCGATCTGTGGGGCACGCATGCCGTGGCGCACGTCATGGAGATGCAGGGCCGGCACGAGGACGGCATCGCCTGGCTCGACGGGCTGGAGAAGCACTGGGACGGCGGCAACAACCTCAAGCATCACCTGTGGTGGCACCGCGCGATGTTCCACCTCGAGCGGCGCGAGACCGACAGGGTGCTGGAGCTCTACGACCGCGGCTTCCGCAATTTCGACTCGGCCCTGACCAAGGCGCAGCCCGACGTCTACATCGACGTGCAGAACGCCGCCTCGATGCTGTTCCGGCTGGAGCGCCATGGCGTGAATGTCGGCAATCGCTGGGTCGAGATCGCCGACAAGGCCGAGGCGCGCATCGGCGACTGCCTGTCGAGCTTTACCCTGCCGCACTGGATGATGGCGCTGACCGCCACAGGCCGCTTCGGCGCCGCCGACGCGATGCTGGACGAGATGCGCGCGTTCGGCCGCGGCAAGGGAACCATCGCGCCGATCGTCGGGCGCGTCGCGGTGCCGATCTGCGAGGCGGTGATCGCGCATCGCAAGGGCGAGCACCAGGCCGCGCTCGACGCCATGCGCCCGGTGCTGTCGGAGATGTACCGGCTGGGCGGCAGCCATGCGCAGCAGGACGTGCTGAAGCAGATGTTCGTCGACAGTGCCGTGCGCGCCGACAGCAGCAAGGACGTGCGCGTGATCCTGGCGCATCTGCGCACGCGCTATCCCGAGCTGCCGCCGGAGAAGCGCATCGGCTACGCCGAGGCGGCACAGCGCTATTCGAATGCCTGA